The following coding sequences are from one Treponema bryantii window:
- a CDS encoding LytTR family DNA-binding domain-containing protein — protein sequence MQTQIRIEKCERPYCVIHTSEETEGIKTIVEKISMMDESGQKAVITGWDGDYCIQVKQQNILRVYSLDKKVYLECEGEEKPLLLKLRLYEFEELARRCGWTDFIRISNTDIVNLSKVEKFDMSLSGVVKVNYGNGRFAIVSRRYMNKIKSQILMTRK from the coding sequence GTGCAGACACAAATCAGAATTGAAAAATGTGAAAGACCTTACTGCGTGATTCATACGTCTGAAGAAACTGAAGGAATCAAAACTATTGTCGAAAAAATCAGCATGATGGATGAAAGCGGGCAGAAGGCGGTGATTACCGGCTGGGACGGGGATTACTGTATTCAGGTTAAGCAGCAGAACATTCTTCGAGTCTATAGTCTGGATAAAAAGGTTTATCTGGAATGTGAAGGAGAAGAGAAACCGCTGCTTTTGAAACTGAGATTGTATGAATTTGAAGAGCTTGCAAGACGCTGTGGCTGGACAGATTTTATACGAATTTCGAACACGGATATTGTGAATCTTTCAAAAGTGGAGAAGTTTGATATGTCTCTTTCCGGAGTTGTAAAAGTTAATTACGGCAACGGAAGATTTGCAATAGTTTCAAGAAGATATATGAACAAAATTAAGAGTCAGATTCTGATGACTCGTAAATAG
- a CDS encoding DUF3021 domain-containing protein gives MTKNEIKKAVAKRTALGFMIGVFIGQTILILESLGMRDGNFYPFTTGLYELAGTKIGAVIIQYFITGLMGSMFAGTSVIFELDDWSLLRQTATHFIFTSILMYIAGFISGWFPHTVTSTIIWFVVFIVIYIIFWTSFTLYYKNKVKKINEAL, from the coding sequence ATGACAAAGAATGAAATAAAGAAGGCTGTGGCCAAAAGAACTGCTTTGGGATTTATGATTGGTGTGTTTATCGGACAGACAATTCTGATACTCGAATCACTTGGAATGCGTGATGGAAATTTTTATCCGTTTACAACAGGCCTGTATGAGCTAGCTGGTACAAAAATTGGCGCCGTAATAATCCAGTATTTTATTACAGGACTTATGGGCTCTATGTTTGCCGGTACATCGGTAATTTTTGAACTTGATGACTGGAGCCTGCTCCGTCAGACAGCAACACATTTTATTTTTACTTCAATACTAATGTACATTGCAGGTTTTATTTCCGGCTGGTTTCCACATACTGTAACAAGCACAATTATCTGGTTTGTTGTGTTTATCGTAATCTACATAATATTCTGGACAAGCTTTACACTGTACTACAAAAATAAGGTAAAAAAGATAAACGAGGCTTTGTAA
- a CDS encoding N-acetyltransferase family protein, producing MEVKIRIAKKDDAEYLQEIYSYYVANTAVSFEYEVPSVQEFERRICTTLENYPYLVAEVDGKIAGYAYASRFGARAAFDWSIETSIYIGLNYHRLGLGKLLYEELERILASQNITNLYARIADPAEDNDEHLSRDSQHFHEAQGYKLVGKMNRCGYKFDRWYNLIYMEKTITEHKQTQAPFIPFKQLQYIPKS from the coding sequence ATGGAAGTTAAGATCAGAATTGCAAAAAAGGATGATGCGGAATATTTGCAGGAGATTTATTCATATTATGTTGCGAATACTGCTGTTTCTTTTGAATATGAAGTTCCTTCTGTTCAGGAGTTTGAAAGACGTATTTGTACAACACTCGAGAATTATCCGTATCTGGTTGCAGAAGTTGATGGAAAGATTGCAGGTTATGCTTATGCCAGTCGTTTTGGGGCACGGGCTGCATTTGACTGGTCAATAGAAACTTCTATTTATATTGGTTTGAATTATCACAGACTTGGGCTTGGAAAACTTCTTTATGAAGAACTGGAAAGGATTCTGGCATCACAAAATATCACAAATCTATATGCAAGAATTGCTGATCCGGCAGAAGACAATGATGAACATCTGAGTCGCGATAGTCAGCATTTTCATGAAGCACAAGGTTATAAACTGGTTGGAAAAATGAATCGCTGCGGCTACAAATTTGACCGCTGGTATAATTTAATTTATATGGAAAAAACAATTACTGAGCATAAACAGACACAGGCTCCGTTTATACCATTTAAACAGTTGCAGTATATTCCGAAATCTTAG
- a CDS encoding YhjD/YihY/BrkB family envelope integrity protein yields the protein MTPIKAYLKKKFSRFGQILYLTLSNFTKNALWESASSCAFGFIFSFIPITLIIFAVLIGILRVNPNIYNFIISFSQELTSLVNLQPVLDKMMQTKSINGFNIFLGVWVVWMARKLFNSIIGSMNKIFRPVSKRKSWFNQILTFISEFSMTLIIAVVILVAFAFSQLMALPVFQNLLQYTPILMSQSSKNLGTLVLYFVLFISTTIAYRLIPGTKPLLRRCIFYAGLCTLSFFIVSFFINMFLNVTKYNTIYGTISSLVVLMMKVYFFFIIFLFCAQMIYVSQFFVTLLRSEIYQLPAYGTKGIGAYLRRFLFINPSEIQTKNNTVLLDVGQTLFSADQKVDYVYYLKTGAVSEASDRGFTLRTQGTFLGDVQCILNENYGSTVTALAECEFISFTSEEFMQIINKSHHAARKAISKISEYTATV from the coding sequence ATGACCCCGATTAAGGCATATTTGAAAAAAAAGTTCTCCCGCTTTGGACAGATTCTTTATCTGACACTTTCAAATTTTACAAAAAACGCATTATGGGAAAGTGCTTCTTCCTGTGCCTTCGGATTTATTTTTTCTTTCATTCCTATCACACTGATTATCTTTGCAGTTTTAATCGGAATTCTTAGAGTTAATCCTAACATCTATAATTTCATTATTTCTTTTTCACAGGAGCTGACCTCTCTTGTAAACCTTCAGCCAGTTCTTGATAAAATGATGCAGACAAAATCCATAAACGGATTCAACATCTTTCTTGGTGTATGGGTAGTCTGGATGGCCCGTAAGCTCTTTAATTCTATAATCGGTTCGATGAATAAGATTTTCAGACCGGTTTCAAAACGAAAATCCTGGTTTAATCAGATTCTTACTTTTATCAGCGAATTTTCAATGACACTGATTATTGCGGTTGTAATTCTTGTTGCATTTGCTTTCAGCCAGCTGATGGCTCTTCCTGTTTTTCAGAATCTGCTTCAGTACACACCAATTCTTATGTCACAAAGTTCAAAAAATCTAGGTACTCTGGTTTTGTATTTTGTACTTTTTATCAGTACAACTATTGCCTACCGCTTAATTCCAGGAACAAAACCTTTACTCCGACGCTGTATTTTCTATGCAGGTTTATGTACGCTCAGTTTCTTTATCGTTTCTTTTTTCATCAATATGTTTTTGAATGTAACAAAATATAACACTATTTACGGAACCATCAGTTCGCTTGTAGTTTTGATGATGAAGGTTTATTTTTTCTTTATCATATTTCTTTTCTGTGCTCAGATGATTTATGTTTCACAATTCTTTGTTACACTACTCCGCTCAGAAATCTATCAGCTTCCAGCCTATGGAACTAAAGGAATTGGAGCCTACCTGCGCCGCTTCCTCTTCATAAATCCATCTGAAATCCAGACAAAAAACAATACAGTACTTCTTGATGTAGGCCAGACTTTATTTTCTGCAGACCAGAAGGTTGATTATGTTTATTATCTTAAAACTGGCGCAGTTTCAGAAGCCTCTGACAGAGGTTTTACATTGCGCACACAGGGAACTTTCCTTGGTGATGTTCAGTGTATTTTGAATGAAAACTACGGCTCAACTGTTACAGCTCTTGCAGAATGTGAATTCATCAGTTTTACATCAGAAGAGTTTATGCAGATTATTAACAAAAGCCATCATGCGGCACGCAAGGCAATTTCTAAGATTTCGGAATATACTGCAACTGTTTAA
- the asnS gene encoding asparagine--tRNA ligase, which translates to MVPVLIKDLLASAPDGRKVTVCGWVRTVRDSKGLVFIQVNDGSCFANIQLTFDRNNPSNNANVNEIEEELKKLNTGASVRAEGLLIESPASGQAVEVALESLKCLGQANPDEYPLQKNKMSMEYLRDNAHLRARTNTFGAVYRMRNQMAFAVHSFFQERGFQYINAPEITCSDCEGAGEMFQVTTLSLEKIAEMGVKAGQGGMKIEDAHKIIDYSKDFFGKKASLTVSGQLEAETLATALSRVYTFGPTFRAENSNTPRHLAEFWMIEPEMAFFDLNDDMDIQEDFVKYLLNWALTKCREDLAFFDKRIQPGLIESLEKVAKAKFTRISYTQAIEDLEKAAANGAKFEFKPYWGCDIATEHERYLTEKIYNGPVMVFNYPKEIKSFYMKQNDDGKTVKAVDVLVPGIGELIGGSEREEDYGKLKAEIERRGMDESIYDWYLDLRKFGTVPHSGFGLGFERLLRYVTGMDNIRDVIPYPRAPKLADF; encoded by the coding sequence ATGGTACCAGTATTAATTAAAGATTTACTGGCTTCGGCTCCAGATGGCCGTAAAGTTACAGTATGTGGTTGGGTTCGCACAGTTCGCGACTCAAAGGGTCTTGTTTTTATTCAGGTGAACGATGGAAGTTGTTTCGCTAATATCCAGCTCACATTTGACCGCAATAATCCTTCTAATAATGCAAATGTAAATGAAATTGAAGAAGAACTCAAAAAGCTCAACACTGGAGCAAGTGTACGTGCAGAAGGCCTTTTGATTGAAAGCCCTGCAAGCGGACAGGCTGTAGAAGTAGCTCTCGAAAGCCTCAAGTGTCTTGGTCAGGCTAATCCGGATGAATATCCATTGCAGAAGAACAAGATGTCTATGGAATATCTCCGCGACAATGCTCACCTTCGTGCACGTACAAACACTTTTGGTGCTGTTTACCGTATGCGTAACCAGATGGCTTTTGCTGTTCACTCATTCTTCCAGGAAAGAGGTTTCCAGTACATCAACGCTCCGGAAATCACTTGTTCTGACTGCGAAGGTGCTGGAGAAATGTTCCAGGTAACAACACTCAGCCTCGAAAAGATTGCTGAGATGGGTGTTAAGGCCGGACAGGGCGGAATGAAGATTGAAGACGCTCACAAGATTATCGACTACAGCAAGGATTTCTTTGGAAAGAAAGCTTCCCTCACTGTATCAGGTCAGCTTGAAGCAGAAACTCTTGCAACTGCATTGAGCCGCGTTTACACTTTCGGACCTACTTTCCGTGCAGAAAACTCTAACACTCCACGCCACCTCGCTGAGTTCTGGATGATTGAACCTGAAATGGCTTTCTTTGATCTCAACGACGACATGGACATTCAGGAAGACTTTGTAAAATATCTTTTGAACTGGGCTCTCACAAAGTGCCGCGAAGACCTCGCATTCTTTGACAAGAGAATTCAGCCGGGCCTTATCGAAAGTCTCGAAAAGGTTGCTAAGGCTAAGTTCACAAGAATCAGCTATACACAGGCAATTGAAGATCTTGAAAAGGCAGCTGCAAATGGTGCTAAGTTCGAGTTCAAGCCTTACTGGGGCTGCGACATTGCAACAGAGCACGAGCGCTATCTTACAGAAAAGATTTATAACGGCCCTGTTATGGTTTTCAACTATCCAAAGGAAATCAAGTCTTTCTATATGAAACAGAATGATGACGGCAAAACTGTAAAAGCTGTAGACGTTCTTGTTCCTGGAATCGGCGAACTTATCGGTGGTTCTGAACGCGAGGAAGATTACGGCAAACTTAAGGCAGAAATCGAACGCCGCGGAATGGACGAGTCTATCTACGACTGGTACCTCGACCTCCGCAAGTTTGGTACAGTTCCACACTCAGGCTTCGGTCTTGGTTTTGAACGCCTTCTGCGCTACGTAACAGGTATGGACAATATAAGGGATGTTATTCCTTATCCACGCGCACCAAAACTTGCTGATTTCTAA
- a CDS encoding ABC transporter permease subunit gives MKFLKTARQKNSMKDFLMILPFLLLIAVFSYYPLYGWVYAFFDYKPPFPLSWEKFVGFKWFISMVENPVKVKKLVQVLTNTFAMSGLSLLFSWFPMIFAVFLNEIKSVPFKKFVQTVTTLPNFISWVLVYSIAFSVFNSTGAVNSVLMNMGIIDEPVMFLQSSSHVWFKQWLWLTWKNAGWAAIMYIAAITGIDESLMEAAKIDGASRMQCIWHITIPSILPTYFVLVMLSLANFLSNGMEQYFVFANSFNKAKIEVLDLYVYNLAMGSGGYSLSTAISILKTFVSIILLCVTNWVSKKIRGDSLL, from the coding sequence ATGAAATTCTTAAAGACTGCCCGACAGAAGAATTCAATGAAAGACTTTCTGATGATACTGCCTTTCCTTCTTCTTATCGCTGTTTTTTCTTATTATCCGTTATATGGCTGGGTTTATGCATTCTTCGATTATAAACCTCCGTTTCCACTTTCCTGGGAAAAGTTCGTTGGTTTTAAATGGTTTATTTCGATGGTAGAAAATCCTGTTAAGGTAAAAAAACTTGTACAGGTTCTCACTAATACTTTTGCAATGAGCGGGCTCAGTCTTTTGTTCTCATGGTTCCCGATGATCTTTGCAGTCTTCCTGAATGAAATCAAATCAGTTCCTTTTAAGAAGTTTGTTCAGACAGTTACAACCCTTCCAAACTTTATCAGCTGGGTTCTTGTTTATTCCATTGCATTCAGCGTTTTCAACAGTACAGGTGCAGTAAACAGTGTTCTTATGAACATGGGTATTATTGATGAACCGGTTATGTTCCTGCAGTCTTCGAGCCATGTATGGTTTAAGCAGTGGTTATGGCTTACCTGGAAAAATGCCGGTTGGGCTGCAATTATGTATATTGCTGCAATTACAGGAATTGATGAGTCTCTTATGGAGGCAGCAAAGATAGACGGTGCATCGCGTATGCAGTGCATCTGGCATATTACAATTCCAAGTATCCTTCCAACATATTTCGTACTTGTAATGCTGAGTCTTGCAAACTTCCTCTCAAACGGAATGGAACAGTACTTTGTATTTGCAAACTCTTTCAATAAAGCAAAAATAGAAGTTCTTGATCTTTATGTTTATAACCTTGCAATGGGTAGCGGTGGATATTCACTTTCAACAGCTATCAGTATTCTGAAAACTTTTGTAAGTATTATCCTGCTATGTGTTACTAACTGGGTTTCAAAGAAAATCCGCGGCGACAGCCTGCTGTAG
- a CDS encoding carbohydrate ABC transporter permease gives MSLKRLTLEDHIINISTYIVYTFFAFVCVYPFYYIFINSMSANDLSERGKVLLYPIGFHLTNYAQVMKINGLISAFKISILRTVIGTMLTVIVAAFLGYMFTRESLWKRKFWYRYAVATMYFNAGIIPWFITMKNLHLTNSFWGYIFPVAVQPFYIVLCKTFVESVPKELEEAAVIDGAGTLKIFFSIIVPVIKPIVATVAIFASVAQWNSFQDTLLLVTDPKLYTLQFTLYQYINQASSLKALVNNSTSAAAMAASLAHASTATSIRMTVSVIVVLPIICVYPVFQRYFTKGIMIGAVKG, from the coding sequence ATGAGTTTAAAAAGACTTACACTTGAAGATCATATAATCAATATTTCAACTTATATCGTTTATACATTTTTTGCTTTTGTTTGTGTATATCCTTTCTATTACATATTCATCAACTCAATGAGTGCAAATGATTTGAGTGAGCGTGGAAAGGTTCTTCTGTATCCGATTGGTTTTCATCTTACAAACTATGCACAGGTAATGAAGATAAACGGTTTGATTTCGGCATTTAAGATTTCAATTTTAAGAACTGTTATCGGAACAATGCTTACTGTAATTGTTGCAGCCTTTCTGGGATATATGTTTACCCGTGAGAGTCTGTGGAAAAGAAAGTTCTGGTATCGATATGCAGTAGCCACAATGTACTTTAATGCGGGGATCATTCCATGGTTCATTACAATGAAAAACCTGCATCTTACAAACAGTTTCTGGGGATATATCTTCCCGGTTGCCGTTCAACCGTTCTACATTGTTTTGTGTAAGACATTTGTTGAAAGTGTTCCAAAGGAACTTGAAGAAGCTGCTGTAATTGATGGTGCAGGTACCCTTAAGATTTTCTTTAGTATTATTGTGCCTGTTATTAAGCCGATTGTTGCAACAGTTGCGATTTTTGCTTCGGTTGCACAGTGGAACTCATTCCAGGATACACTGCTTCTTGTAACAGATCCAAAATTGTACACACTTCAGTTTACTTTGTATCAATATATAAATCAGGCAAGTTCTCTTAAAGCTCTGGTAAATAACAGTACATCAGCTGCGGCTATGGCTGCGAGTCTTGCCCATGCATCAACGGCAACTTCAATAAGAATGACTGTTTCTGTAATTGTTGTATTGCCGATTATCTGTGTTTACCCGGTTTTCCAGCGTTACTTTACAAAGGGAATTATGATTGGTGCTGTAAAAGGTTAA
- a CDS encoding sigma-70 family RNA polymerase sigma factor — protein MTRDENILAMYLKEINKIPMISHEEEVELAQKAQAGDKAAKNKLVNSNLRFVVNVAKKYQNHGLDLSDLISEGNLGLLTAVDKFDASKGYHFISYAVWWIRQSILKAICEKSRAIRLPLNRANELVQIEHARKVVGTKKTEQQEYEEIGAMLNMDASHVRDMINISREMISLDAEVNDSDNGHSKVGDFFEDNAYDRPEEKAIEKSMHEEIDGVINTLRPNEARVIRMRYGLNGAKPMSLKEVGEECSLTKERIRQIEKHAIVRLQHPTRARRLEAYVA, from the coding sequence ATGACACGCGATGAAAACATTCTTGCTATGTACCTTAAAGAAATCAACAAGATTCCTATGATTTCACACGAAGAAGAAGTTGAGCTTGCTCAGAAAGCTCAGGCTGGCGATAAAGCTGCTAAAAACAAACTTGTAAATTCGAATCTCCGCTTTGTAGTTAATGTTGCAAAGAAATACCAGAATCATGGGCTCGATCTTTCAGACTTAATCAGCGAAGGAAACCTTGGTCTCCTTACTGCTGTAGATAAATTCGATGCTTCAAAGGGCTATCACTTCATTTCATATGCTGTATGGTGGATTCGTCAGAGCATTCTTAAAGCAATCTGCGAAAAGAGCCGGGCTATCCGCCTTCCACTCAACCGTGCTAATGAGCTCGTTCAGATTGAACATGCACGCAAAGTTGTTGGAACAAAGAAAACAGAACAGCAGGAATATGAAGAGATTGGAGCTATGCTCAACATGGATGCTTCACACGTTCGCGATATGATTAACATCAGCCGCGAAATGATCAGCCTTGATGCAGAAGTTAATGATTCAGATAACGGACATTCTAAGGTTGGAGACTTCTTCGAAGATAACGCTTACGATCGTCCAGAAGAAAAGGCTATTGAAAAGTCTATGCATGAAGAAATTGACGGTGTAATCAATACACTTCGTCCAAACGAAGCTCGTGTTATCCGTATGCGTTACGGCCTCAACGGAGCAAAACCTATGTCGCTTAAGGAAGTTGGAGAAGAATGCTCTCTCACAAAAGAGCGCATCCGCCAGATTGAAAAGCATGCAATTGTAAGACTGCAGCATCCTACAAGAGCACGTCGCCTTGAAGCTTACGTTGCTTAA
- a CDS encoding GGDEF domain-containing protein — protein MKRRIAVFANGWNNLGIAQALKGIQEVTDKQNIDIFLFLSFAAFSHPESRQKGEDSIFYLSDYKNFDGAIVFSNMLNTGNNPDNISKLLVANDVPSVSIGVPLDGLSYVGIDNYKGMFEMVDHLVKEHHIKNPAFFAGTKEHPDSNERLDATRKALSTNGIELKDENIRYTNWEYITSIKYAMELTKRENPPDAFICANDNIAIAVCIGLRDHGFSVPKDFIVTGFDKISFASTFYPSITTVYQDFEKIGYIAAWQLIEKIEGTAKPEKVVVSSSFVKNESCGCMSESEGDSYRKDFCINAYMKEMENIIFQSQETDMINSIFNCSNYPDFKKSLMNYYKYNRTFADKDFYFILDSEAKNSFIDASFKGTKQFSDYMDCLVGIKGKKIFSKEHFPRQDLIPDFDDKAKPSVYTFTPLHYDDYIFGYIVVKDAVDFLIDTTLNHYMIQINGNLEQYRKNCKLDEMNKTLLNISNTDQLTGLNNRFGMEQNGIPLLEKANARKQKCAVVFVDINRMKYINDNFGHLQGDLAIRTVSSALLTEMPKNWIGIRYGGDEFIALGVCNDEKVVQKYIKKLTDNLTKQVSSMQLSYPLTASCGYIITDPESSNTIIDYINQADNLMYIRKQEAHNSESK, from the coding sequence ATGAAACGGAGAATTGCAGTTTTCGCCAACGGCTGGAACAATCTTGGAATCGCACAGGCTCTTAAAGGAATTCAGGAAGTAACTGATAAACAAAACATTGATATCTTTCTATTTTTAAGTTTTGCAGCGTTCAGCCACCCGGAATCCCGACAAAAGGGCGAAGATTCCATTTTTTATCTTTCAGATTACAAGAACTTTGACGGTGCCATAGTTTTTTCAAATATGCTTAACACCGGAAATAATCCAGATAATATATCAAAGCTTCTGGTAGCAAATGATGTACCGTCTGTCAGTATTGGAGTCCCGTTAGATGGCCTCAGTTATGTTGGAATTGATAACTACAAAGGCATGTTCGAAATGGTTGACCATCTTGTTAAGGAACATCATATAAAAAATCCAGCCTTTTTTGCAGGAACAAAAGAACATCCAGATTCAAATGAACGTCTAGATGCAACAAGAAAAGCCTTATCAACAAATGGAATTGAACTTAAAGACGAAAATATCCGCTATACAAACTGGGAATATATTACAAGTATTAAATATGCGATGGAGTTAACTAAGCGGGAAAATCCACCGGATGCTTTTATCTGTGCAAATGACAATATTGCCATTGCAGTCTGTATTGGTTTGAGAGACCATGGATTTTCAGTACCTAAGGATTTTATTGTAACCGGCTTTGATAAAATCTCTTTTGCCTCAACATTTTATCCTTCCATCACTACAGTTTATCAGGATTTCGAAAAAATCGGATACATTGCAGCCTGGCAGCTTATAGAAAAAATTGAGGGAACCGCAAAACCTGAGAAAGTTGTGGTTTCATCTTCCTTTGTAAAAAATGAAAGCTGTGGTTGTATGTCTGAAAGTGAGGGTGATTCATACCGTAAAGATTTCTGTATAAATGCATATATGAAAGAAATGGAAAACATCATATTCCAGAGTCAGGAAACTGATATGATAAATTCCATTTTCAATTGTTCAAACTATCCAGACTTCAAAAAATCCCTTATGAATTACTATAAATACAATAGAACTTTTGCAGATAAGGATTTTTACTTCATTCTTGATTCCGAAGCAAAAAACAGCTTTATAGATGCTTCTTTTAAAGGTACTAAACAATTTTCTGATTATATGGATTGTCTTGTCGGCATAAAAGGAAAAAAGATTTTTAGTAAAGAACATTTTCCGCGGCAAGACCTGATTCCAGACTTTGATGACAAGGCTAAGCCTTCTGTTTATACCTTTACTCCACTTCATTATGATGATTACATTTTCGGATATATTGTTGTTAAAGACGCTGTTGATTTTCTGATTGATACAACTCTGAATCATTATATGATCCAGATAAATGGAAACCTTGAGCAGTATCGAAAGAACTGTAAACTGGATGAAATGAACAAAACTTTACTCAATATTTCAAACACAGACCAGCTTACAGGACTTAATAACCGATTTGGTATGGAACAGAATGGTATTCCTCTTCTGGAAAAAGCAAATGCGCGTAAACAGAAGTGTGCAGTTGTATTTGTTGATATCAATAGAATGAAATATATCAATGATAACTTTGGCCATCTTCAGGGAGATCTTGCCATAAGAACAGTTTCCTCTGCATTGCTGACAGAAATGCCTAAAAACTGGATTGGTATCCGTTATGGTGGAGATGAGTTCATTGCCCTTGGTGTTTGCAATGATGAAAAGGTGGTCCAGAAATACATAAAGAAACTGACTGATAATCTTACAAAACAGGTTTCTTCCATGCAGCTTTCATATCCACTTACTGCAAGCTGTGGTTATATCATTACAGATCCAGAATCTTCCAATACTATTATTGATTATATTAACCAGGCAGATAACCTGATGTATATCAGGAAGCAGGAAGCTCACAATTCTGAAAGCAAATAA